The DNA segment TCACCACCTGTCAgtcaaaccaaaaccacccttAGAGAAAGCATTTGTCTCCTCTTCCTGCGCACAGCATCTTAGTGTTTCTATCCCCATGAACACCAGCTAGACCAGAGCACGGTTAATCAGGTAGTGGCCAAGCCGTTCTCCAACAGCTCTGAGTTTTCATGCTGTTTAGCACATCTTCTCCAGCTGCCCCCTACCTGCTAAACACTGACAGCACCTCAGCCTCCCATGGgaataaaatgcttttgcacCTACCTACATCACTTTCAGAGGGACCAGCCTGGAAAAAGGTGTGGAAGGAGGCATGTCTATTCACAGTGACCCAATGCTTACAATGTGGAGGGGGCCTGGTAACAGCAGGAGAGGAATGAAAAGCAAGTGGCCTAAGAAGAGCAATGAGAAGAGAGCTGCGATTAGTAGTTCactcctccttcctgctctctgctgagAGAGGCAGTTAAGAAGACTTAAGTCAACAATTCCAACCACAACAGACACACAAAACTGAAATCACCCATTACAGCGATGAGCTGCGCTGTACATGCTGGTGCAAAGTAGCCAGTAGGTCTCCCTGAAGTGCTGAAGGGGGGCCATGTAACAGCCCACAGCTGTATCTGTACCTAGAAGAGCCACCATTGTGCTCTCtaggaagcatttctgtttttccagtaaCAGTGAGGACATTTACCTCTTCACCTCCTATTTTCAAGAGCTTCTGCATGTCAGTACAAAAGTCAAAAGGAAGTAGGACCTGACCAAAAATCATCTCCGAGTTCAACATGTTTAATGGTTATCACTGTCACTTGCAAATTACATTCACATTCAGAGCTCCCCTTCGATGCCATTGTGGAGCCCTTCCTGTGAGGTAAAGAAAACTGCTGGCCTGCTTACACGTGCCAAGACCTTATCACCAGAGGTTGACTCTTTTGGCTGAATTAGCCAAATGGTAAACAGGGGGGTCAGCAATACCTTTGCTCCACAGCTTCACTGCTGTTCCCACACAGCACCAGCCTGGGGATAACCTGCTGCAGACAACGACCAGAGGGCACATGATGGAAGGAAGTCAGTCCTTTCAGTGACACACAGGAGAACGCCTTCCTGAGGAACAAGATGCTGAACCACAGACGACTAAAGTTCAGCCAACAGCTGCCTCCTCTTGTCCTGGAAAGTGGTGGCTGTAGCTGAACGTTAGCCAGTACTACAGTCCTACTACATGGTACCCCTCTTGTGAAAGTGAACTAGCTTCTTTGTCAAAACTCTCCTGTTTGTTCCCACCTTGCTCCCAAATATCagggcttttaaaaatgagatgtAAAAATACACTGGTCCAGTAGATCTAGGGAGTGTCCAGCCTACCAAATTTCCACACAGAACACAGAAAGAACGAAGTCAAAACTATCACTCCTCCAAAAACGGAAGTATTTACCTCAAATAGCAGCTTTCAATTCATGAATGGTGAACTGGTGGGTTGGCCCTGGCCAGCAACAAAACACCAACACAGCTGCTCGCTCACAGCAACACAGGagagagaacaggaagaaaatctcaCAGGTATAAATGAAAGGCAGTTTAACAGGTGGCTGAGAGAAGGAGGGGTCGGGAGTGAACGAAATCGTTGCCACCTCCCAGAAGTAGACCGATGCCCTGCCAGCCTCCAAGCAATGGCCACCATGGAAGGTCCCACTCTTCCTCTACCTCACTTTTATCGCTGAGCATGACATATGCTGATGGATATTCCACCTCTGACCaatttgggtcagctgtcctggctgtgtcctctTCTCACCTTGCGCCCACCCCTACACGGTGTGCAAGCACCACCCAGCAACAGTTAAAGCCCAGGTGCATTATCAAAAGCCTTCCTAGCTGttaatccaaaacacagcaccatatCTGCTTCTTGGACTGAAGTGAACTCCGCCCCAGCCAGACCCAGTACAGGTACCTAAAGACAGGCAGCTTGAGCCCAGAAGCCTGCTTGAGTTTTAACATGTTAGCAAAGACAAGAGCAAGATATAGATcaagagaaataacattttcagcaccaaaaaaagccattttcagtATCGGTCACCAAagtctgctatttttttcagtttcagcagAAAGATGAAGACAGCCAACAATTCATTTAACTGAGCCCTGTCCTAAGTAACTCAAAGCTTTAATTTAAACTCAAGTTAGATTGTCAACTTTGGTTTGTCTGACAGTCCCAGGGTCATAAAACTTGTCTGCAGAACCATGGTAAATATGGAGATATTTTACTGGTACATCACCCACATTCTCTAGTTTTTTGGTCAGCCAGAGGTTTAGAAGCCAGCTATGTTTGCCTTGTATCTGTTCAGACATTAACGTATTTTAGACACTTGCCCGATTGCCTCACAACATTtcaataaaaaacccacaaactacAGGAGGGCTTTTGCAAACCACACAGGCGATACCACCTCGCTGAGAGCACGCTGCCATCTTCGCACCCAGGACAATGAAATGTTAAAGGACAGTTGTTCCACCACCacaccaaaagaaaaccaaccccAATCACCacccaaaaccaaaattcaACTCAACATGTTGTTACTTGAATCTGCTCAAGATTCATACTCGAACTTGTATTCCCTAAAACTCTATACCCATTCTGTTTGGGAAGGATCCAAGTTATCTATTCCAAGTTTTTCCCCTTGAGACAACTTTCATCTCCCCAGACCTCTAATTGCAAGTTAAGTTCTAAACTAGGAACAACATATCTTTATTACCATGCAGAAAATAGATAGTATCGAGGCAAGAAGGCATTCACTTTATGTCAATGGACATTAAAAacaccaaatattttatttaacaagttTTATTTATGCAAAGCCAATCCAAAAGTGTCGTGTAAAAGTGAAAAGCTCTTTTTACATattaataaaaactttttttttttttgtgtactttCTGTGCGAGAAGAGTGAGGATTTGACTGTTTTATTTACAGGAGTCCAttaagtttgtttaaaaatatagacATAGATATTAAGTAATACTTATTTGCCCTAAACACTAATTGCTGTACAGTATACAATAGCTCAAAGCGCCCGAACAACCAAGGGTATCCCATGACAACTTGACTATACAAGCTTCTTGTGCCCGATTAAGAGTATTCTGATTTTGAAGTAAAGCTTATGCCCAGGTTTCTGTTTCTTGGaatcttttggttttgggttttttggggggcttttttttaaatgtatacaGTAATCAAATTATATTACTATGTCATGCCCAGTATttccttaaagaagaaaagttatgTTCCTTGACCCTCCAATTCGGCTGCTGCTATATCTGGTTCTTCATCATTGTAAATGTTTTCTGCCTAAAGACATAAAACATTACATTACAAGTGGTAGACacaattgtttttaaagaaccTTCTACACAAATGTGATAATACCAAGAAGGGATAGACATCCCTCCCCTCCATAAAGGGATCTTCTCCCTGCCTTTTCTTAAAAGGCAACTAAATTTAGGAATGTGCACACAGAGGCTGGACTTCAGCAGTTGTCATCTCacattgctttatttcagcagcataagcgtccactactgaaccattAGCCTTACCACGAACATTTTATTTGGACTTCAACGTCAGTCTGATCATAGAAAAGAAGTTAAACAACAGGCATAAAAAACCCAAGTCCTTGACTTATGATGCACATTTAAgtctgttacatttttttttagcttaaatTATTTCCAAGTGACTTTATTCCACATTTATAAGATAACTGATCAAATTCCTGTAATGCAAAATAATATGAACtagctgaagaattaaaagGCATCTTGTTTCAACGTGCAGGGAACAGAGGGAAAAGTAAGATTTGGCTAGTATTGGATGTAATTTCACAACTGCCACATTTATTCTTAATATTAACTAGTACCTAAGACTTGGAGTCAGGAATTAGCCAGCAGTGGCATTTATTCAGGTTGTtttagtctttgttttcttttgaaagttgTACTCTCCAATGAAACAGTGTAAGAAGTAACACAGGATAGATTACTTTCAGTCATTAAAGGCACAAGCTGCCCTAAAAGGAACAAGTcctttcagtttcatttatGCAACAAGCTTCAGAGCAACTCAAGAGCTGTTGTGACACTCACCATTTGCCATATCTGCATTATGTTGTCCTCCGACACAGAACAGATTACCCAAGGCTCATTAGGATTCCAGCTGAAGTCTGAAATTTTGGCAGTGTGTCCTCCGTGAATGAActgttaaaaaccaaaaccacaagcTTTAGTAAGTCATCTAATCTCTAGAGAGAAATCTGTTAGAACACAAGATTCAGAAGTTAAATTCATCAAACCGATGActacacaaagaagaaaaacttgctGCTAGAGATTCACAATATAGACGTAAAGGTGTGTGTGAAATGGTGCATTCCGTTTGTTGCTTACGAACAAAAATGCAATTGCTGAGCCAGCATCTAATACAACAGTTCCCATTATTATTGCAGTAATTGACTGACAACCTCAAAACAGTGCTACTTCACACAAGGTTGGGCTTTGAAATCCAGACATATTTCATATCCATTACATCACGTAATTATATGAGCACTTACACAGGTACACAGGAAAAGGGGAAGCCAAACtataagcatttttaattctttcctaaggaagcaaaacaaagcataaGACTTTGTACATTCTGCATCAGTAAGGTTAGCTACATGGGACCTAACTGGTCTACTACAAGATAAACAATTTGAGGCCTTGGCTTTACATGAATTTAGTTACAGAAAAGTATCGACAAGCACATGGCCAAACTGTAAATATGTGCAACAATAAAGATGTGTAAAAAATGTCCAGTACAGCTTTGAAAGAAATCACTACCTTCATAAGTGAACAGATGAAGCCTATTGCAAGTTAGAGCAAACTATTGAAAACCAGGGAGGTGAAAAGTTTTATAAATTGCTGCAGTTTTAGTAATGCAGTCATAAGGCATCACACAGCACATAGCATGTCAGCAGACTGAAACCTGAACAAAAGCGTACCAACAGCTCAGGAGGACCATCTTCCGCATCCTCTGCAGACTGCTCTTCTCCaattttactgcaaaaaaagtAGTTTATGCTAGATTTAATTATCATTAaactatatatttattatatgttAATTAATATAGAATTAAAATGGCATCTCATATCAGCTTCACTTAACAGTTCCTAGCCTTTGTTTCCAGTATTTACTTTTGCTATTGTTTTTTGTCACTGCTATAAAATATCAACTGCTTGGTGTTGCCTTACTGAAACAGAATCTAACTTGTGAAGCACATGGAGGTAGAAATCACCTTTTAgtaaagacaacagaaaacaactcTATCAGCACAAAATCCTCCCAGTGAAGTAATATCAGAAGCACTGTGCTGCTTCTGGTATAGCCGGAAGACCAGGTCTGAGTTAAGCAGGCAAGAAAGGCTAGAGAACAGCACAAATCAAGTCTCCCAAATAAAGCATGTCCgcaggcattttctttttttttaactacctGCTCAAATATATCAAAAGAAAGGAACCGCTCCTCACCTTAGATCCCATACATTGAGCCGACGATCAGTACCACTTGAAGCAAGAATTGTTTCATTATGAGGAGACCAGTGAACCTGTTGAGGGAAAACAACCTGACTGGAGCAGCTACTGATTTCTAAAGCATATCCTGAATAACCATCACCAGCACCTGGCTACTGATTTTCAACAACTATACTCAGTAAATAGTTCCTTCCAGCACAAAGGATGTATGCTCAAATAGAATGCTTTAAAGTCTTAAGAGTTCTCAAACTGAACAGCCAACATTATTTCACTGTTATAGATTTACTGTATTATGAAATTTAATTGTCTAAAATTCACTATTACTTGCACCTACTAAATACTCAGAGTTCATAACATCACATTTGAACCCAAGTGCTCTCTATAGCAGGATGTTTTAGAGAAACCTCCTACCTGTGCTGAAGGCACTTGCAAACTCTCAGTACCTTTATAGCAATAAGCCGTTGACTACCTGCTTCAGAGTCAagtgaggaaaggcagaaagaaactACGTGGTAttgtctgtattttttgaaacaaGATTCACTATTCCATGTTTAACAGAGACTTGTTTATTGTGGTGGGTCACCGTATGAAGATGTACATGTTCTTGTCTAAGTCAGTACTCTTCTAGTTTTTGCTACAGCTTGTGAGAAAAGTTTACCCACCTGAAAAATTTCATCTTTATGAGACTCAAAAGAATGGAGCTTCAGTTTTAAGTTCCGAAGGTCCCATAGAGCCACCGTCTGGGAGGAGTAACAAGAAATTGTTTTTACTATAACGGCTACAGAACCGCCATCTAGAATGCTTTAAATTATAACATATACACAAGTAATAACCTTGTCAGCAGAACCAGTTGCTAGAATGAATTCGCTGTAAGGATTGAAGGACAGACAGTTGACCTCGGCTGTATGAGCATCTACAGAATGACTTGGCTTGGACGTAGTATTAGATCTTGTGTCCCAACTGTTGTAAtgaagggtttgggggagtaggaggggcagggaggagagagcaaGAGTGAACAAACAAAAGTTTTCACAGGAGGTTCTTTTTCATTACATTGCACATTAGTTTAAGAGACTACTCTATCACTAAACCCAACTCTGAAGCTACAGTTTTTATTCCATAAGCTTTCAGTATTTTGTGCCTGTTGTACATAAGCAGTTCACACCAGGAAGCTGACACGTTAATTGCATCTTATTTTCAAACAATGTGAACATATTAAGTGACACACagatttctgtgattctgtagcATTACTATAGTTGATTGCACAAAAATGTGACATAAAATCAAGTcagaattcacatttttttatccAGGTGCTCTGGACTGGTCCATTGACAACACACAGCAGGCATTATCCAGAAACTATTTAACTCCAACATACATCATAAGCTTCTGATCATCAGCCACGGATCCAAATAGAGATTCATGGAGCAGATGCCATGCCACATCTTCTACTACCGCACAGTGCCCAGTAAAGATTGCTTTTGCATCAACAATTTTGCCTTCCTTTGGTCCAGCACTTATGTCCCATAAACATACAGTCTGCAATTAAGAGTCACATTCTAAAGTTACACAAAGTCTGGTTATtatctttcaaataaataaataatcctaTTATAAACAGACAGATGACACTCCTGAAacagttctttgcttttaaaaggaatgCTTAATATGCCGTGAGAATTGAGCCAAGCCATCAATCAGTCTTCTGCAAATTCAAGGCTCAAGGATTACTTATAAGGTCACAAAAGCAATTTATACTTTTAAAGCCCACAAGGAAATGTGTAAGCTATTAGTTCAACTGATCTTTGACAGTCTTACTAATTTATGGTCTCAAACCCAAGTTAAAGGCTTGTTGCACAATAGTTTCTTCAGGCAGACAACTATGAAAACATTCTGTTCTTACTTTATCAAGAATGTCACAAAGAACTGGTTGTTGACTACAGACTAAGTCAACTGACAGCCCTTAGAACTGTAACTATAATATGTGACAGATTCCCCAGATAACAATATACAGCTACACTAACTCAGCTTTTCTCTATTTACCTATTACAGTGTAAAGTAGGAGGGGTTGTTTGGTTGCGAGgtaaagaggtttttttaagaggtaaaaagatgtgatttttaCATGATCATCGGATGCACTGAGAAGATGTCCACTCAAATTTGAGTTCCATGATAAACCATAGCCTTCCTTCTGGTGCCCTCTTAATCTGAGGTCAGGATTACACTCTCCACTTGGGTCTGAAAGATAGgaaattccttttatttagcTTTACCTTGCACATCAATTTGCAAGAGCATCATTATCACCCACGAACTTGGTTTCCATTACAACAATAACATTTCATAAATCATCCGCTTACAAGACTGCTGCTTCTATCATGAATCTCTTTATGATAATGAGCATAACTAGGCAGTTAAAGTTGTTGAAGATACAGGCCTTCTGATTTGGATTCCAGAGCCCGTAACCTCTCCTCCCAGTTACAGTTAAATGCTTTAATGGTTAAAAGTTTACGACACAATGACAAGAGGCATTTTGCTTAACTTCAAGGAGTCTGACTCACCTGGTTTTGAAGGATGCTTAGTGTAGTCAAAAACCAACACATCAGCAGACGGTGTTTTTGTAGCAATGATGCAAGGATTCTGTGGCATGTAACGAGCACGGTTTACTTCACCTTCATGGTTAATTTTAATCTCTGTTTCAATTCTGCCAGTCACAGATCCAAAGCCACCAAACTCTACATTTGTATGAAAAAGATCAGTTTATCACATGAGCTATTTTAAAAGGCTGAAACAGCATTTCATGCCATCTCTCCCACTTCAAGAAACGGTAAGCATCTTATCATAACATAAAACCTATGGAAGTCTAGCACCATATGACACAACACCACTAACACTTAAGATATTTTGAATCCTCAATGATATGAATTCTTTCAGAGTTTTAGCCTCAATTTGATGTAGATGTGTATCAGTTTTCATTGCAACTGACAAAGCTAGTAGAGATGCTAATACAGATCGTATGCCATAATGTTCCCCAAGTTCTCTTGAAGCAGTAAGTGTCCTCTTTTTAGTCACAAGAAATGACCTAGAATTAGCGTGAACTGATAACTGTGTATCAGCTTTAGTACTTAACACAGAGTTGGAATAccattaaataaaacagtaacACTACTGCTAAAACATAATGCAAGAATGCATGCATGCCCACCTCCTTTCTCACTGTCATATTGCGCAGCATCAAACTGATCATCGTTGGGAATCTGGACTCTTGCAACAACCAGGTGGTTCTGTTCGTCAGACGTGTGTGTTCCCAAAACCAGCCAGTGTAGAGCATAATCCTTTCCCTCTGGCCTGTTTAGAATAATAAATGCATGGAATAAAATTACACGCTCAGTTCCAGAAGTGTGGTAGCTAGCATCAATAACACTCAAGATCCAAACTTCTTCAGGGAGCTAGAAAAGAAAGCGTCACGTAACAGATCCCTTCCCTTGTTGCAAAAGCTTTGTGTAATAAGGTGAACTAGACTCTGACATAAGCAAGCCAAAGATACAACCAGCAAGACAAGAGTGACAATAGACATTAGTAAATATTGCCACTATGGCTCGAAAGGGACAATTACAATTTGCAAAATAACTAAAGGTGACACCAATACCTACTTCCGTCTTTCATTCCCCTACAAGTCACACAGGACTGATTTAGAAAAC comes from the Cuculus canorus isolate bCucCan1 chromosome 1, bCucCan1.pri, whole genome shotgun sequence genome and includes:
- the RBBP7 gene encoding histone-binding protein RBBP7, which encodes MASKEVLEDTVEERVISEEYKIWKKNTPFLYDLVMTHALEWPSLTVQWLPDVTRPEGKDYALHWLVLGTHTSDEQNHLVVARVQIPNDDQFDAAQYDSEKGEFGGFGSVTGRIETEIKINHEGEVNRARYMPQNPCIIATKTPSADVLVFDYTKHPSKPDPSGECNPDLRLRGHQKEGYGLSWNSNLSGHLLSASDDHTVCLWDISAGPKEGKIVDAKAIFTGHCAVVEDVAWHLLHESLFGSVADDQKLMIWDTRSNTTSKPSHSVDAHTAEVNCLSFNPYSEFILATGSADKTVALWDLRNLKLKLHSFESHKDEIFQVHWSPHNETILASSGTDRRLNVWDLSKIGEEQSAEDAEDGPPELLFIHGGHTAKISDFSWNPNEPWVICSVSEDNIMQIWQMAENIYNDEEPDIAAAELEGQGT